One genomic segment of Aquipluma nitroreducens includes these proteins:
- a CDS encoding T9SS type A sorting domain-containing protein produces MKYSILITCLIFFLSPVSAQINKAIFLHHSTGSGVYSTGKVSQWITNYNTQNKTNYSVTEFSYPDTPWDWENYPYDYWKLWVDGSCNNTIENIQCLDNLCQKYELIIFKHCYPGAGIEKDIDNGNVTSSKKTINNYKLQYRALLNLFDQYPNNKFMVWTLVPLHRNATTSEVAKRAAEFVNWVKTEWLTENGKSHPNVSVFDFFGQAAEQNANPTQGVQYCLKYDYEGDHNGSDSHPNTIANQTIGPLFAADIVKVLSKNATNVSERTDTPVIQLQSNPTAKTIQYQINSNHSTPYFKIEIFSILGELVYSDAKAASSGNIKLERNSGIYIFRVKIDEKLISYKVMI; encoded by the coding sequence ATGAAATATTCTATACTTATAACCTGCTTAATTTTCTTTCTGAGTCCGGTATCTGCACAAATTAACAAGGCCATTTTCCTGCACCATTCAACAGGGAGTGGAGTATATTCAACCGGAAAAGTCAGTCAATGGATAACTAACTATAATACGCAAAACAAAACAAATTATTCGGTAACTGAATTCTCATATCCAGACACACCCTGGGATTGGGAAAACTATCCATATGATTACTGGAAATTGTGGGTAGATGGTTCTTGTAACAATACCATTGAGAATATACAATGTCTCGATAATCTTTGCCAGAAATACGAATTGATTATTTTTAAACATTGCTATCCGGGCGCAGGAATTGAAAAAGACATTGACAACGGCAATGTAACTTCATCAAAAAAAACAATCAACAATTACAAGCTTCAGTACAGGGCTTTACTTAATTTATTCGACCAATATCCAAATAACAAATTTATGGTTTGGACATTGGTCCCACTTCATCGCAATGCAACAACCAGTGAAGTAGCAAAGCGAGCCGCCGAATTTGTGAATTGGGTAAAAACCGAATGGTTAACCGAAAATGGCAAAAGTCATCCCAATGTATCTGTTTTTGATTTCTTTGGACAAGCAGCCGAACAAAATGCCAATCCAACCCAAGGAGTACAATATTGCTTAAAATACGATTACGAAGGTGACCACAACGGCAGCGATTCTCACCCTAATACAATTGCAAATCAAACTATTGGACCACTATTTGCAGCTGATATTGTGAAAGTTTTAAGTAAAAACGCCACAAATGTATCCGAAAGAACAGATACACCTGTTATACAACTTCAAAGTAATCCAACAGCAAAAACCATTCAATATCAGATAAATTCAAACCATTCAACGCCGTATTTTAAAATTGAGATATTCTCCATTTTAGGTGAATTGGTTTACAGTGATGCGAAGGCTGCATCTTCAGGGAATATAAAACTTGAAAGAAATTCGGGTATTTATATTTTCAGAGTTAAAATCGATGAAAAGCTAATAAGTTATAAGGTAATGATATAG
- the prmA gene encoding 50S ribosomal protein L11 methyltransferase has protein sequence MIYIQIRFKLNPDTTENREILVAMLSDLAFESFDESEEQIMGYIPGESVDLEEIEAITTLLPFSVATENEMIPDKNWNEVWEKNYFKPLLIGNRCLVRAPFHTEFEPAEFELVIEPKMAFGTGNHETTTLIAEQILNMDLAGKTVLDMGCGTGILGMLASLKGAKTVTAIDIDTWSFESTVENARLNNILNLEAKLGDASLLGTETFEIIFANIHKNVIVNDLPVYESVLQSGGKLYLSGFYTYDMPDVKAKAESLGLIETGFQEKNNWVVYAFSKL, from the coding sequence ATGATCTATATACAAATACGTTTTAAGCTAAATCCCGACACAACCGAAAACCGTGAAATCCTGGTAGCGATGCTTTCGGATCTGGCTTTCGAAAGTTTCGACGAATCGGAAGAACAAATCATGGGTTATATTCCCGGAGAGTCTGTCGATTTAGAGGAGATTGAAGCCATTACCACACTCCTGCCCTTTTCTGTTGCAACCGAGAACGAGATGATTCCGGATAAAAACTGGAACGAAGTATGGGAAAAGAATTACTTCAAACCTTTGCTGATTGGCAATCGCTGCCTGGTTCGGGCGCCATTTCATACTGAATTTGAGCCTGCGGAATTTGAACTGGTGATTGAACCCAAAATGGCTTTCGGCACCGGAAACCACGAAACCACCACTTTGATTGCTGAGCAAATCCTGAACATGGATTTAGCGGGGAAAACCGTTTTGGATATGGGTTGCGGAACTGGTATTCTGGGAATGCTTGCTTCACTCAAAGGCGCAAAAACTGTAACTGCAATCGACATCGACACCTGGTCGTTTGAAAGTACCGTTGAAAATGCCCGGCTAAACAATATCCTGAATCTGGAAGCCAAATTGGGTGATGCCAGTTTGCTTGGAACTGAAACTTTTGAAATCATTTTTGCCAATATTCACAAGAATGTAATTGTTAACGACTTGCCGGTTTATGAAAGTGTACTTCAATCGGGTGGAAAACTTTATCTGAGTGGATTTTATACCTACGACATGCCCGATGTTAAAGCAAAAGCCGAATCGCTTGGCCTCATTGAAACCGGATTTCAGGAGAAAAACAACTGGGTCGTGTACGCTTTCAGCAAGCTTTGA
- a CDS encoding TonB-dependent receptor, giving the protein MQQKIIFLIWISFLSIGSGFALPYPNSTNAHLSGKVTDKTTGESLPGVSIYFPDLKNGTATKDDGSYFIDKLPATKLLIQVSYLGYKIQSRQLDLAKIQTADFELELSATEIGEVVVTGQSSGIENNRTPSPIAVVPRAQMLQNSSSNIIDALSKVPGVSQVTTGAGISKPVIRGMGYNRVVVVNDGIRQEGQQWGDEHGIEIDENAVNRVEILKGPASLAYGSDAMAGVINMISAPTLPEGTIRGNISSNYQTNNGLIDNSANLAGNKNGLIWDARYSNKMAHSYQNRYDGFVYNSGFREQAASTMLGINRSWGFSHLHLSYYDLKPGIIEGERDSLTGKFLKTIVNSDGTTTDEIAGSSDFHSYQPNAPFQKINHYKAVWNNSLFLGQSQLETTIGFQQNRRKEFETPDEYGLYFLLNTLNYDIKYTLPEKNDWKLTTGINGMWQNSQNKGTEFLVPEYKLFDFGIFAIANKKIGKLDISGGIRFDTRSETGKALFLNEDGGVAIASDANATQRFGAFSQTFRGTSASLGATYQISESIYTKLNISRGFRAPNIAELASNGVHEGTQRYEIGNSNLKPESSLQFDYAIGMNTTHVSAELNLFTNAVNHFIFSKKLSSSEDSQDQYNGLPAFQFTEGNARFYGGEFQIDIHPHPLDWLHLENSFSYVNATLKNQPSESRHLPFIPAPVWVSDVKVDFDKLNRFMANAYFKVGIEKTWAQNNYYAAYDTENATPGYTLLNMAFGTDFTSRHKTLFSLYISGNNLTDVAYQSHLSRLKYTAMNNATGRTGIYNMGRNISIKLLIPIDFSGKK; this is encoded by the coding sequence ATGCAACAAAAAATTATATTTCTGATCTGGATCAGTTTCCTTTCGATCGGCTCAGGTTTTGCACTCCCCTATCCAAATTCAACCAACGCGCATTTAAGCGGAAAAGTAACCGACAAAACAACTGGAGAATCACTTCCGGGAGTCAGTATTTATTTCCCAGACCTGAAAAACGGAACGGCCACCAAAGATGATGGCAGCTATTTTATCGACAAACTCCCGGCGACAAAACTGCTTATTCAGGTCAGTTATCTGGGCTACAAAATACAATCGAGACAACTCGATCTGGCGAAAATACAAACAGCCGATTTTGAGTTGGAGTTATCAGCCACAGAAATTGGAGAAGTGGTGGTTACCGGGCAATCGAGTGGTATTGAGAACAACCGTACACCTTCACCGATTGCAGTAGTACCACGTGCGCAAATGCTCCAAAATTCGTCGAGCAACATTATTGATGCACTTTCGAAAGTTCCAGGGGTTTCGCAGGTAACCACCGGAGCTGGGATCTCGAAACCAGTTATTCGCGGAATGGGCTATAACCGCGTAGTTGTGGTAAACGATGGCATCAGGCAGGAAGGCCAGCAATGGGGTGACGAACACGGCATTGAGATTGACGAGAACGCCGTAAATCGTGTTGAAATTCTGAAAGGGCCTGCCAGCCTGGCTTACGGTTCGGATGCGATGGCCGGGGTAATTAACATGATTTCGGCGCCTACTTTGCCTGAAGGGACAATCAGGGGAAACATAAGCAGCAATTACCAGACGAACAATGGATTGATCGATAATTCTGCAAACCTCGCCGGAAATAAAAACGGACTGATCTGGGATGCCCGGTACAGTAATAAAATGGCACATTCGTATCAAAACAGATACGATGGTTTTGTTTACAATTCGGGCTTTCGCGAACAAGCAGCCAGCACAATGCTTGGAATTAACCGCAGCTGGGGATTTTCGCATCTTCACCTCAGTTACTATGATCTGAAACCCGGAATCATTGAAGGTGAGCGCGACAGCCTGACCGGGAAATTTCTGAAGACAATCGTTAACAGCGATGGTACAACGACAGATGAAATCGCTGGTTCTTCAGACTTTCACTCCTACCAGCCCAATGCACCATTCCAGAAGATCAATCATTATAAGGCGGTATGGAACAACAGTTTATTTTTAGGGCAAAGTCAACTGGAAACCACCATCGGGTTTCAGCAAAACAGACGAAAAGAGTTTGAAACACCCGACGAATACGGGCTTTATTTCTTGTTGAATACGTTGAATTACGACATCAAATACACTTTGCCCGAAAAGAACGACTGGAAATTGACCACCGGAATAAACGGGATGTGGCAAAATTCGCAAAATAAAGGAACCGAATTCCTGGTGCCTGAATACAAACTGTTTGATTTCGGCATTTTTGCCATTGCCAACAAAAAGATCGGGAAATTAGACATCAGCGGGGGGATTCGGTTTGATACCCGTTCGGAAACCGGCAAAGCGCTTTTCCTGAATGAAGATGGCGGCGTAGCTATAGCTTCCGATGCAAACGCAACACAACGTTTCGGCGCTTTCAGTCAGACCTTCAGAGGAACATCCGCAAGCTTAGGCGCCACCTATCAAATCAGCGAATCGATATACACCAAACTGAATATCTCGCGAGGATTTCGGGCGCCAAATATTGCTGAATTGGCTTCGAACGGCGTGCACGAAGGTACACAGCGTTACGAAATAGGCAATTCAAACCTGAAACCAGAATCCAGTTTGCAGTTCGACTATGCCATCGGGATGAATACGACACACGTTTCTGCCGAACTGAACCTGTTTACAAACGCCGTCAATCATTTCATTTTTAGCAAAAAACTAAGTTCATCCGAAGACTCCCAAGACCAGTACAACGGACTTCCTGCTTTTCAATTTACAGAAGGTAATGCCCGCTTTTATGGTGGCGAATTTCAAATCGACATTCACCCACACCCGTTGGATTGGCTACATCTTGAAAATTCATTCTCGTACGTAAACGCCACATTAAAAAATCAGCCATCAGAATCGCGCCATTTACCTTTTATTCCGGCGCCGGTCTGGGTTTCGGATGTAAAAGTTGATTTCGATAAACTCAATCGTTTTATGGCGAACGCCTATTTCAAAGTTGGAATTGAAAAGACCTGGGCGCAAAACAATTATTATGCAGCTTACGACACCGAAAACGCCACGCCGGGTTATACTTTGCTCAATATGGCATTTGGAACCGATTTTACTTCGCGACATAAAACCCTTTTCTCACTTTATATTTCAGGAAATAATCTGACGGATGTTGCTTATCAGAGCCATTTGAGCCGCTTGAAATATACCGCAATGAATAATGCCACAGGGCGAACCGGAATTTACAACATGGGACGCAACATCAGCATTAAATTGCTGATCCCGATTGATTTTTCAGGAAAGAAATAG
- the rimK gene encoding 30S ribosomal protein S6--L-glutamate ligase, producing the protein MEFEKHIIIGGEEWCAFPGLNIPAIKARVDSGARTSAIHAQNIQKFTRKGEKWVSFEVHPLQDSRRITVRCESKIVDHRSVKSSSGIAEKRYVIKSTMKIGTYEWEIELTLANRDSMGFRMLLGREAMENRVLVDPANSFLLGDFSEERVKEFYQHIRDVKSGLRIGLLASNSELYSNQRIMEAGEEHGHEMIFLNVQQCYMKLDAVNPEIRYRGGSILNNLDAVIPRIRPNLTFYSLALIRQFEALGIFCANSWDAIGKSRDKLYSSQLFSQNGIQIPITGFAKSPLDTNDLINMVNGAPLIIKLLEGTQGKGVVLAENAKAAESVINAFKSLQANILVQEFIKEAGGKDIRCFVIDGKVVASIQREAAKGEFRANLHQGGTASVIKITNEEKKLAVKAAKVLGLQIAGVDIIRSNKGPLVLEVNSSPGLEGIEQATGKDIAGMMITAIERQLDWQRDLGIKGFDPE; encoded by the coding sequence ATGGAATTTGAAAAACATATCATCATTGGTGGTGAGGAGTGGTGCGCGTTTCCGGGACTAAACATTCCGGCAATTAAAGCCAGAGTCGACTCAGGAGCACGAACTTCGGCCATTCATGCGCAAAACATTCAGAAGTTTACCCGAAAAGGCGAAAAGTGGGTCAGTTTCGAGGTTCATCCACTTCAGGATAGCCGCCGGATTACGGTTCGCTGCGAATCGAAAATTGTTGATCACCGGAGCGTGAAAAGTTCGAGCGGTATTGCCGAAAAGAGATATGTCATCAAATCGACCATGAAAATTGGAACCTACGAATGGGAGATTGAATTAACCCTGGCAAACCGCGACTCGATGGGTTTTCGGATGCTGCTGGGCCGCGAAGCCATGGAGAACCGGGTTTTGGTCGATCCGGCCAACAGTTTTCTGTTGGGCGACTTTTCTGAAGAACGGGTGAAAGAGTTTTACCAGCACATCCGGGATGTCAAAAGCGGATTGCGCATCGGATTATTGGCAAGTAATTCGGAACTTTACAGCAATCAGCGAATTATGGAAGCTGGCGAAGAACATGGTCACGAAATGATCTTCCTGAATGTGCAGCAATGTTACATGAAACTCGATGCCGTAAACCCTGAAATTCGGTACCGTGGCGGCAGTATTCTGAATAATCTGGATGCAGTTATACCACGAATCCGGCCAAACCTGACGTTTTACAGTCTGGCGTTAATCAGGCAATTTGAAGCGCTCGGCATTTTTTGCGCCAACTCGTGGGATGCCATTGGTAAATCGCGCGATAAGCTTTATTCATCGCAGTTGTTTTCCCAAAACGGAATTCAAATTCCAATTACAGGTTTTGCCAAGTCGCCGCTCGATACCAACGACCTGATCAACATGGTCAATGGCGCTCCGCTCATTATTAAACTGCTTGAAGGAACTCAAGGGAAAGGTGTTGTTTTGGCTGAAAATGCTAAAGCTGCCGAAAGTGTGATTAACGCGTTCAAAAGTCTTCAGGCCAATATTTTGGTTCAGGAATTTATTAAAGAAGCCGGAGGAAAGGACATTCGCTGTTTTGTCATCGACGGGAAAGTGGTGGCTTCCATTCAGCGCGAAGCCGCAAAAGGCGAATTCAGGGCCAATTTACACCAGGGCGGAACAGCTTCGGTAATTAAAATTACGAATGAAGAAAAGAAACTGGCTGTGAAAGCCGCCAAAGTGCTTGGATTGCAAATCGCAGGAGTCGACATTATCCGGTCGAACAAAGGACCATTGGTTTTGGAAGTGAATTCGTCGCCCGGACTGGAAGGAATTGAACAAGCCACCGGAAAAGATATTGCCGGAATGATGATTACAGCGATTGAACGCCAGTTAGACTGGCAGCGCGATCTTGGAATCAAAGGCTTCGATCCGGAATAG
- a CDS encoding YkgJ family cysteine cluster protein — MQHIPYNTPEKLKEFSNNRRQDFTLLFKRLKAKKPKNLDDVFHELHDEAFDQFDCLTCANCCSTISPAITDKDVERLAKRVRMKAVDFIRQYLFKDEDNDYVFKQTPCPFLMPDNYCMVYEDRPKACREYPHTDRKRMYQILNLTHKNCEVCPVVFCITEEMVKKF; from the coding sequence ATGCAACACATTCCATACAATACTCCCGAAAAACTGAAAGAATTCTCGAATAACCGAAGGCAGGATTTCACGCTGCTTTTCAAGAGGCTAAAGGCGAAGAAACCTAAAAATCTCGACGATGTGTTTCATGAGTTGCACGACGAAGCATTCGATCAGTTCGATTGCCTTACATGTGCCAACTGTTGCTCTACGATAAGCCCTGCCATTACTGACAAAGATGTTGAAAGACTTGCAAAACGGGTGAGAATGAAAGCAGTTGATTTCATCAGACAATACCTGTTTAAGGACGAAGACAATGATTACGTTTTCAAACAAACGCCCTGTCCTTTCCTGATGCCCGACAATTATTGCATGGTTTACGAAGACCGACCCAAAGCCTGCCGCGAATACCCCCATACCGACCGCAAACGCATGTATCAAATCCTGAATCTGACCCACAAAAACTGCGAAGTTTGCCCTGTGGTATTTTGCATCACCGAAGAAATGGTCAAGAAGTTTTAA
- a CDS encoding RNA polymerase sigma factor — protein sequence MSQTAFIHQDLIADSIKGSKKARYQLYQLYSKAMFNVCFRMMNNREDAEDMLQEAFVQAFQKLESFRNESSFGTWIKTITVHTCINALNKRKLDIRYIDDLHRFETAEEEPEEALYTTENILEAMNQLPEGGRIVFSLYLLEGYDHGEISQILNITESTSKTQYMRAKRRVYEIMKQTKASTI from the coding sequence TTGAGTCAGACAGCATTCATACATCAGGATTTGATAGCCGACAGCATAAAAGGCAGCAAAAAAGCCCGCTACCAGCTCTATCAGTTATATTCCAAAGCGATGTTCAACGTGTGTTTCCGCATGATGAACAACCGCGAGGATGCTGAAGATATGTTGCAGGAAGCTTTTGTACAGGCTTTTCAGAAACTGGAATCCTTCAGAAATGAATCAAGTTTTGGAACCTGGATAAAGACAATTACCGTCCACACGTGTATTAATGCCCTGAACAAACGTAAATTGGACATCCGCTACATCGATGATTTACACCGCTTCGAAACAGCCGAAGAAGAACCGGAAGAGGCCTTGTACACCACCGAAAATATATTGGAGGCAATGAATCAGCTTCCGGAGGGAGGGCGAATCGTCTTCTCACTTTACCTGCTTGAAGGGTACGACCACGGTGAGATTTCACAAATACTGAACATCACCGAATCGACATCAAAAACGCAATATATGCGCGCCAAACGCAGGGTTTATGAAATAATGAAACAAACAAAAGCAAGTACGATATGA
- a CDS encoding head GIN domain-containing protein, with the protein MKTTKIQFITALFVLLLGTSSCLDEMFIEGNGISRTETRNAEGFNQISSSGDFTVTVMPGNFYSVEITAESNLLPYISTNVDGKTLKIRTTGIHSLRQTEPIEIFITTPVLNGLTLSGSGLIETGSFMSSDFDLSVSGSGDIKTIISSDKVNANISGSGTIYMEGDALNTNFVISGSGKIKSYNLLQDQCQAVISGSGDMYVNASQFIDARISGSGRVYFVNHPIVHTSISGSGDVVDKN; encoded by the coding sequence ATGAAAACAACTAAAATTCAATTTATCACAGCACTATTTGTGCTTCTATTGGGAACAAGTTCCTGCCTCGACGAAATGTTTATTGAAGGCAACGGAATTTCGAGAACAGAAACCCGTAATGCGGAAGGATTCAATCAAATAAGTTCGAGCGGAGATTTCACGGTCACGGTAATGCCAGGCAACTTTTATTCGGTGGAAATCACAGCCGAATCGAATTTATTGCCTTACATCTCGACCAACGTAGATGGGAAAACTCTGAAAATCAGAACGACCGGAATACATTCGCTTCGCCAGACTGAACCAATTGAAATTTTCATCACAACACCTGTATTGAATGGCTTAACATTAAGCGGATCGGGATTAATTGAAACCGGAAGCTTTATGAGTTCAGACTTCGACTTGTCAGTTTCCGGATCGGGCGATATCAAAACCATAATCAGCAGCGACAAGGTAAACGCGAACATTTCAGGCTCCGGAACAATTTATATGGAAGGTGATGCCCTAAACACTAATTTTGTGATCAGCGGTTCAGGAAAAATAAAGAGTTATAACCTTTTACAGGATCAATGCCAGGCTGTAATTTCCGGATCGGGCGATATGTATGTAAATGCCAGTCAATTCATTGATGCCCGGATTTCAGGAAGCGGAAGGGTTTATTTTGTAAATCACCCAATCGTGCATACAAGCATTTCCGGATCGGGCGATGTAGTCGATAAGAATTAA
- a CDS encoding glycoside hydrolase family 5 protein: MENKDFNRRIFIKTTGVAAIATALSGNLAFGSSLVPSVQNSIPRWRGFNLLDYFGAFPPKGETQSKTTKEDLKWMADWGFDFVRLPMAYPRYIIFDSQKYVTPSDVLNINEKVVDEIQELVFQAQQAGLHVSINLHRAPGYCVNAGFNEPYNLWKDQEALDAFCFHWEMWGNRFMNVSSKKISFDLVNEPSWRENMNDQFGSRTTIPGAVYRKVALAASQAIRKSNPDHLVIADGNDVGASIIPEITDLNIAQSCRGYFPHYVSHYRAPWVFKNPDDAPMPVWPGVIDGKSFSRKNLEELYQPWIDLVKQGVGVHCGECGCWRETPHDVFLAWFGDVLDVLTENQIGYALWNFRGDFGVLDSGRKDVQYEDWYGHKLDRKMLDLLRKH; this comes from the coding sequence ATGGAAAACAAAGACTTTAACAGACGTATTTTTATAAAGACAACGGGTGTTGCAGCTATTGCTACTGCATTGTCCGGAAACCTGGCATTCGGATCATCTCTGGTTCCTTCTGTACAAAATTCTATTCCACGTTGGCGGGGATTTAATCTGCTTGATTATTTTGGGGCTTTCCCTCCAAAAGGCGAAACACAGTCAAAAACAACCAAAGAAGATCTGAAATGGATGGCCGACTGGGGTTTCGATTTTGTCCGGTTGCCAATGGCTTATCCACGCTACATCATCTTTGACAGCCAAAAGTATGTTACTCCATCGGATGTTTTGAACATCAATGAGAAAGTAGTGGACGAAATTCAGGAGTTGGTTTTTCAGGCACAGCAGGCTGGTTTGCATGTAAGTATTAATCTTCATCGGGCACCAGGATATTGTGTAAACGCCGGATTTAATGAACCATACAATTTATGGAAAGATCAGGAAGCCTTGGATGCATTCTGTTTTCACTGGGAAATGTGGGGTAACAGGTTTATGAATGTTTCATCAAAAAAAATCAGTTTCGATTTGGTCAATGAACCAAGTTGGCGCGAAAACATGAACGATCAGTTTGGTTCGCGTACAACAATTCCGGGAGCCGTGTATCGAAAAGTTGCTTTGGCTGCATCGCAGGCAATCCGTAAATCAAATCCTGATCATCTGGTTATTGCTGATGGAAATGACGTTGGCGCTTCAATAATTCCTGAAATTACTGATCTGAATATTGCCCAAAGTTGTCGTGGATATTTTCCCCATTACGTGTCGCATTACCGGGCGCCATGGGTATTTAAAAATCCGGATGACGCTCCCATGCCTGTTTGGCCGGGAGTTATTGATGGTAAATCGTTTAGCCGAAAAAATCTGGAAGAACTGTATCAACCTTGGATTGATCTCGTGAAACAGGGGGTTGGTGTTCATTGCGGCGAATGCGGTTGCTGGCGGGAGACGCCACATGATGTTTTTCTCGCTTGGTTTGGCGATGTGTTGGATGTTTTAACAGAAAATCAGATCGGTTATGCGCTTTGGAATTTCAGAGGCGATTTTGGCGTTTTGGATTCAGGTAGAAAAGATGTTCAATACGAAGATTGGTATGGACATAAACTAGATCGAAAAATGCTTGATTTACTTAGGAAACATTAA
- the tpiA gene encoding triose-phosphate isomerase yields the protein MRKKIVAGNWKCNTTVQEGVELAKAVTELVDKSGVKDVVVVLGTPFTHITSVVSAVDTNLIDVAAQNCATEAKGAFTGEVSAAMVKSTGATHVILGHSERREYYGETSEILNKKVALALANGLSPIYCCGEALAIREANEQNAYVKTQLEETIFNLSAEDFAKLSIAYEPIWAIGTGVTASTAQAQEMLAFIRSLIAAKFGKAVAEETSILYGGSCNAKNAPELFSQPDIDGGLIGGASLKAEDFLGIITAY from the coding sequence ATGAGAAAAAAAATTGTTGCCGGAAACTGGAAATGTAACACAACCGTTCAGGAAGGTGTTGAATTGGCTAAAGCTGTAACTGAGTTAGTTGACAAATCAGGAGTAAAGGATGTTGTTGTTGTTTTGGGAACTCCATTTACACACATTACCAGCGTTGTTTCGGCTGTTGATACCAACCTTATTGATGTAGCCGCACAGAATTGTGCTACTGAAGCAAAAGGCGCTTTCACTGGCGAAGTTTCGGCTGCTATGGTTAAGTCAACCGGCGCTACTCATGTTATTTTAGGACACTCTGAACGCAGAGAATATTATGGCGAAACCAGCGAAATCCTGAACAAAAAAGTGGCTTTGGCTTTGGCTAACGGATTATCTCCGATTTATTGCTGTGGTGAAGCTTTGGCGATTCGCGAAGCCAACGAACAAAATGCTTACGTTAAAACTCAGTTGGAAGAAACGATTTTCAACCTCAGTGCTGAAGATTTCGCGAAACTTTCAATCGCTTACGAACCAATCTGGGCAATCGGAACTGGCGTAACTGCTTCTACAGCCCAGGCTCAGGAAATGTTGGCTTTCATCCGTAGCTTGATTGCCGCCAAATTTGGAAAAGCTGTTGCTGAAGAAACTTCAATTCTTTATGGTGGTAGCTGCAACGCAAAAAATGCTCCTGAATTATTCTCACAGCCAGATATCGATGGTGGTTTAATTGGTGGTGCTTCATTGAAAGCTGAAGATTTCTTAGGAATAATTACTGCTTACTAA
- a CDS encoding DMT family transporter — MKNKSWVPIGAAILSMIFWSFSFVWIKIVYEAYGPLTTVLFRLLISSGLMLAFTILSGKLQKIKSGDLKMFVLLAFFEPFLYFMGESYGLKYVSSTVASVIVATIPLFSPIAAWYFYKEKLSRTNLFGLVITFFGVSLVVLDTSFNFTASPLGVALEFFAVFGAIGYASVLKGISHRYNTFTIITYQNLIGATFFLPFWLIFEMNDFTQVTFNAKAFWAIIKLAIFASTFAFILFTYSVRNMGINKSNTFINVIPICVAIFAYIILGDQLNFHQMIGIAVVISGLFLAQINWKRFKKGTPPIYQA; from the coding sequence ATGAAGAATAAATCGTGGGTTCCAATCGGAGCAGCTATTTTATCAATGATCTTTTGGAGCTTTTCATTCGTTTGGATTAAAATAGTTTATGAAGCTTACGGCCCTCTGACTACCGTTTTATTCCGCCTGCTTATTTCTTCCGGATTGATGCTGGCTTTTACCATTCTTTCCGGGAAACTTCAAAAAATAAAGTCGGGCGATCTGAAAATGTTTGTTTTGCTGGCATTCTTCGAACCTTTCCTTTATTTCATGGGCGAAAGCTATGGTCTGAAATATGTTTCGTCAACCGTTGCTTCGGTTATTGTGGCCACGATTCCACTTTTTTCACCCATTGCAGCCTGGTATTTTTACAAGGAAAAGCTCAGCCGTACCAACCTGTTTGGCTTGGTTATTACGTTCTTCGGAGTCAGCCTGGTTGTGCTCGACACATCGTTTAATTTTACAGCTTCGCCATTGGGCGTTGCGCTCGAATTTTTTGCTGTCTTTGGAGCCATTGGTTATGCAAGTGTTTTGAAAGGCATTTCGCATCGTTACAATACTTTTACCATCATTACTTATCAAAACCTGATTGGCGCAACATTTTTTCTTCCGTTTTGGTTGATCTTTGAAATGAACGATTTTACACAGGTGACTTTTAATGCCAAAGCATTCTGGGCAATTATCAAGCTGGCAATTTTTGCATCAACGTTTGCGTTTATCTTGTTTACGTATAGTGTCCGGAATATGGGAATCAACAAGTCGAATACCTTTATCAATGTAATTCCAATTTGCGTAGCCATTTTTGCTTACATCATATTGGGCGATCAACTGAATTTCCATCAGATGATCGGAATTGCCGTTGTCATTTCAGGATTGTTCCTGGCTCAAATCAACTGGAAGCGGTTTAAAAAAGGAACGCCACCCATTTATCAGGCCTAA